Proteins from one Psilocybe cubensis strain MGC-MH-2018 chromosome 11, whole genome shotgun sequence genomic window:
- a CDS encoding putative metabolite transport protein CsbC — translation MQVAVEAQVASCTRIRPTPKGSILNAIADQHFPLGPHPGMNTQNAGYIALSPSNDENQDYPPSQEATLLVNPNVEESRTIQIHEGTFTIHPTTHHYSYAYGPKGLPGLRHNKYALLCAFFASIGGLEFGYDQGVIANVLVMEDFMLRWPVTPLQKGIMTAVLELGALTGALSAGVYADRYSRSSAIIFACVVFCIGSSFQCFAQSLSHIFIGRAIGGLGVGALSMLSPLYMAEISPPEVRGSLMALEQFSIVLGVVFGFWTGFMTRDIPGSMSWRIPLGIQLIPGFVLAAGCAFLPPSPRLLVMHGKYEEARASLARLRLRDASDDGGDMLVQLELLEMRVETTLIQRTLQRELELDEGTGNTPGKTGLATEWKAWKKLFQEKYRDRTWIGVLIMFFQQWSGINALLYYGPTLVHSIGLSGDSVALLVSGGIGVVQLLAVLPAIVWIDRVGRKVLLRGGSIVMTLSHLGISVLVLIFQSNWSAHPFAVWVAVGGIYSFTLAYGISFGPIGWVLPSEVFPLTMRSKGVALSTASNWINNFFIGLLTPLFVDFSASFTFFVFAGACALAYFWATYFVPETANVSLEEVDKLFRSAAGREEGLLKAQIEEELGLRDLVRELAEES, via the exons ATGCAAGTCGCAGTGGAAGCTCAAGTAGCCAGTTGCACTAGAATACGGCCAACGCCGAAAGGATCAATTCTTAACGCGATCGCCGATCAACACTTT CCTCTGGGTCCGCATCCCGGTATG AACACGCAAAATGCGGGATATATAGCATTGTCACCTAGCAATGACGAAAATCAGGACTATCCACCTTCCCAGGAAGCTACTCTTCTCGTAAACCCGAATGTGGAAGAATCAAGGACTATCCAAATACATGAGGGCACATTCACCATACACCCAACGACGCACCACTATTCATATGCTTATGGTCCCAAAGGGCTCCCCGGGCTACGTCATAACAAATATGCATTGTTGTGCGCGTTTTTTGCATCAATTGGCGGGTTAGAATTTGGATACGATCAAGGCGTG ATTGCAAATGTACTCGTGATGGAGGATTTCATGCTTCGATGGCCAGTGACACCTCTTCAGAAGGGTATCATGA CTGCTGTCCTTGAGCTTGGTGCTCTTACTGGGGCACTGTCTGCTGGTGTATATGCCGACAGATATTCTAGAAGCAGTGCCATAATCTTTGCTTGTG TGGTCTTTTGCATTGGGTCGTCATTTCAATGTTTCGCACAATCGCTTAGCCACATCTTTATTGGAAGGGCGATAGGCGGGCTTGGAGTTGGCGCGTTAAG CATGTTGTCCCCGCTGTATATGGCAGAAATCAGTCCCCCGGAGGTACGAGGGTCACTTATGGCCCTTGAACAATTTTCTATCGTGCTTGGTGTAGTTTTTGGATTCTGGACTGGTTTTATGACGAGAGACA TTCCTGGTTCTATGTCCTGGCGCATTCCTCTGGGCATCCAGCTCATTCCCGGTTTCGTACTTGCGGCGGGATGTGCTTTCCTTCCGCCTTCACCTCGATTGCTTGTGATGCATGGTAAATACGAAGAAGCGCGTGCCAGTCTTGCTCGACTACGATTAAGGGACGCAAGTGACGATGGTGGTGACATGCTAGTCCAATTAGAACTGTTAGAAATGCGTGTTGAAACAACACTAATACAGCGGACACTTCAAAGAGAACTGGAACTGGACGAAGGGACTGGGAATACTCCTGGGAAGACAGGTCTGGCAACAGAGTGGAAAGCATGGAAGAAGTTATTTCAAGAGAAGTACAGAGATAGAACATGGATTGGGGTGTTGATCATGTTTTTCCAAC AATGGTCTGGAATCAACGCACTCCTTTATTATGGACCTACTCTCGTTCACTCTATCGGGCTCTCGGGTGACTCTGTTGCTTTGCTCGTATCAGGAGGAATTGGGGTGGTGCAACTTCTTGCGGTTCTCCCCGCTATTGTGTGGATCGATCGAGTCGGGAGAAAAGTATTGCTTCGAGGAGGGAGCATAGTAATGACTTTATCTCATCTGGGAATCTCCGTTCTC GTCTTGATATTCCAGTCAAACTGGTCTGCCCACCCATTTGCGGTTTGGGTAGCAGTTGG TGGCATATATAGCTTCACCTTGGCATACGGGATCTCTTTTGGTCCTATTGGGTGGGTGCTTCCTAGCGAGGTTTTTCCTCTCACTATGAGGAGCAAAGGCGTTGCTCTCAGTACAGCATCCAACTGGATTAACAATT TTTTCATCGGTCTTCTGACGCCTCTATTTGTGGATTTTTCAGCTTC GTTCACATTCTTCGTTTTTGCTGGAGCGTGTGCTCTTGCTTATTTTTGGGCAACATATTTCGTTCCTGAGACTGCTAATGTTTCACTGGAAGAAGTGGATAAATTATTCAGATCGGCTGCCGGGAGAGAAGAGGGATTGTTGAAAGCTCAG attgaagaagaacttgGTCTACGGGACTTAGTCAGAGAGTTGGCAGAAGAAAGTTGA
- a CDS encoding Peroxisomal 2,4-dienoyl-CoA reductase SPS19, with the protein MSPSPHVVPIADSTSVFKPDLFKGKVLFCTGGGSGICRGMTEAMMRHGANATIVGRKLERLTQAAKELSEATGQECIAAQGDVRQPSTLKEAVAKTIAKFGRIDYVINGAAGNFLVPISEMSENAFKTVMEIDTIGTFNTIKATLAHIRASKGAYIHVSATLHYNGTPYQAHVSAAKAGVDALSAVLAVEEGPNGVRSNVIAPGPIAGTEGMDRLSPKGDVPNQPGLPAGRMGVVGDIGNATVFLFSDAAAFITGQALAVDGGALHLQSTFLPYPQSVIDPQRFAHLIKPRL; encoded by the exons atgtcaccatcaccacacGTAGTACCAATCGCAGATTCGACCTCTGTTTTCAAACCAGATCTTTTCAAAGGGAAAGTCCTATTTTGCACTGGTGGAGGTTCTGGTATATGTCGTGGAATGACAGAAGCAATG ATGCGCCATGGTGCGAACGCAACCATCGTTGGGAGGAA GCTCGAACGTTTGACCCAGGCTGCCAAAGAGCTCTCAGAGGCTACTGGTCAAGAATGCATAGCTGCACAAGGAGATGTTAGACAACCCTCCACCTTAAAAGAAGCAGTCGCCAAAACTATTGCAAAGTTCGGAAGAATTGACTACGTCATCAACG GTGCTGCTGGAAATTTCTTGGTTCCTATTTCTGAAATGTCAGAGAACGCGTTCAAGACTGTCATGGAAATTGATACC ATCGGAACTTTCAACACAATTAAAGCAACTCTCGCTCACATTCGTGCTTCGAAGGGTGCTTACATTCACGTTAGCGCTACTCTTCACTACAACG GCACACCCTACCAAGCTCACGTCTCCGCTGCGAAAGCCGGCGTAGATGCTTTGTCCGCCGTATTGGCAGTCGAAGAAGGTCCTAATGGTGTCCGCTCTAATGTGATAGCACCAGGGCCTATTGCTGGTACCGAAGGCATGGATCGTCTGTCACCAAAAGGAGACGTTCCCAACCAGCCTGGTCTTCCAGCCGGTCGTATGGGTGTGGTAGGCGACATTGGAAACGCCACTGTTTTCTTATTCAGCGACGCCGCTGCTTTTATTACTGGTCAAGCTCTCGCTGTAGACGGCGGTGCTTTGCATCTCCAGTCGACGTTCCTTCCCTACCCTCAATCCGTGATTGATCCTCAACGCTTTGCTCATCTTATCAAACCCAGACTATAA
- a CDS encoding Transcription factor Sox-2 produces the protein MSRYSGNFGPSSNSTTKSPDSFQCTTVKSEKQDDRASQSDSEDGSYALYGDAHKLEDLEDESNTALTSQTLNADGTPKRPMNAFMIFARRRRPQVSAENQAMRTGEISKILSKEWVSMPPSDKQFYLEQAKQLKETFNTRYPDYVYRRRPNNSRKRRRSDAGGSVRPPDQAHGDQDDMAGSVDLEASPTDVDDHLDVSLPSPYSRPSYISPSSVDPSKYGSHSRGLGHQISSESLFRSNGQYSSSLPPAERMGSSLGSTGSPRLSIGHGGMAYPYGQTAGHNPTPPHFGGQSLNSPTGWHPRVDRSNPSWMGGGPDRLPNPISTQKPYSSSWSGSAELPNTPSSASPSSANYFPTLNTPFYPNQPHISPFQSNASTSPNTLQPQNPTFDSLGHIQGNPMARDYNSRNYDPSSISPLSYPASGNRDPLPYSQRHLPPVQTGSIYPEQSLSSGQGQQSPFWPRD, from the exons ATGAGTCGGTACAGTGGTAATTTTGGTCCATCCTCCAACTCAACGACAAAGTCTCCCGATTCTTTCCAATGCACCACCGTCAAATCTGAAAAGCAAGACGATCGAGCGTCGCAGTCGGATTCAGAGGATGGAAGCTATGCACTGTATGGTGACGCGCACAAACTGGAGGACCTCGAAG ATGAGTCGAACACCGCGTTGACTTCACAAACTCTGAATGCCGACGGGACGCCTAAGCGCCCTATGAACGCCTTTATGATCTTCGCCCGTCGGAGGCGACCACAAGTATCAGCAGAAAATCAGGCGATGAGAACAGGAGAAATCAGTAAGATTCTGAGTAAGGAATGGGTCTCAATGCCTCCG TCTGACAAGCAATTTTATTTGGAGCAAGCTAAGCAGTTGAAGGAGACTTTCAACACTCGTTATCCTGACTATGTCTATCGGCGCCGGCCTAACAATTCCAGGAAGCGTCGACGCTCAGATGCTGGTGGGTCTGTACGACCACCTGACCAGGCACATGGCGACCAAGATGACATGGCGGGCAGTGTCGATCTCGAAGCATCACCTACCGACGTTGATGATCACCTTGACGTGTCGTTACCGTCGCCGTACTCTCGACCGTCGTACATTTCTCCGTCTTCAGTTGACCCGTCTAAGTACGGGAGTCACTCTCGTGGTCTTGGACACCAGATTTCCTCAGAGTCCCTCTTTCGTTCCAATGGACAATATTCCTCATCATTACCCCCAGCAGAACGCATGGGGTCTTCCCTCGGTTCTACCGGTTCTCCTCGTCTATCAATAGGCCACGGTGGAATGGCCTATCCCTACGGCCAAACTGCTGGCCACAACCCGACCCCGCCCCACTTCGGCGGTCAGTCGTTAAATTCACCCACAGGTTGGCACCCCAGAGTGGATCGCTCCAACCCATCATGGATGGGCGGGGGGCCAGACCGTCTTCCCAACCCAATATCAACACAGAAACCATACTCCAGTTCGTGGAGCGGCTCAGCTGAACTTCCAAATACTCCATCTAGTGCCTCCCCCTCTTCTGCCAATTACTTCCCTACATTAAACACCCCGTTCTACCCGAATCAACCACACATTTCACCGTTCCAGTCTAACGCTTCTACTTCTCCTAACACTCTTCAACCACAAAATCCTACGTTTGATTCGCTTGGTCATATTCAGGGCAATCCAATGGCGAGAGACTATAATTCACGAAACTACGATCCTTCATCTATCTCGCCGCTATCCTACCCCGCTTCGGGGAATCGTGACCCCCTGCCGTATTCTCAACGGCACCTTCCACCAGTTCAGACTGGGTCGATATACCCCGAACAATCATTGTCATCTGGACAAGGTCAACAATCGCCTTTCTGGCCAAGGGATTGA